In Poecilia reticulata strain Guanapo linkage group LG17, Guppy_female_1.0+MT, whole genome shotgun sequence, the following proteins share a genomic window:
- the dnai4 gene encoding dynein axonemal intermediate chain 4 isoform X1 yields the protein MSTSVAKEGKKMRCAVMLKPSKRGSNLLALTSRRSFTFSGSKILDRMAGPTPRQAVRVFDEENNDVTPQPFYRADLRAEPGSRFLVDELSAGSTSDQTTFTGSFTMPFSRSVLDSSRISSQSTTESVNEEMEETFCRRDFPFNLPESLLPDEKRKKGSVKEQMTQALLKGIKDILITETDTISLLDIPPTLVSVNADDADVIIEINKQYSEVCRNRRNNEKYVDRAVQTLNGATKNKQIQNNLMLMVDTATIVSAFEMYAPPEQEVMVYSPEMKQTNDAETIVDSRRSPERSLSLTCSASTVISTCSLKDVETVGSSLNTQVDSERIMTSDKFQFSLLLMERTVLRNNFQSQLAAYRKLPLLQDPDRLVKPKEKEQSEAETSCSPALQCLWVFSCELSRGCRVSSMAWNKKNPDLLAVGYGETDYRNHGPGLVCCWSIKNPMWPERIINCDSAVTTVDFSSNSPGQLAVGMCDGSIAIHNVQSTDNKSPFISSRECAKRHLGPVWQLRWNQQELSFTGEEKVESLYSVGADGRICKWFVINGGLDCTDLMKLKKMNNTLRKTEQNKPEKTAECVLSVLTPGLCFDFHPSDSNIYLTGTWEGNIHKCSCSNGHQFLETYRKHFCPVNCITWCPLHPDVFLSCSSDSTIQLWKQDCINPLLSFTSNQPVGEVRWSPKHATVFSAVNEGQLEIWDLNSSFLDPVIVQPAAPGLKMTSLLFASLTDCVVVGDSDGQVTVYQLQNLHVGESSQGDVIQDLLRSASPKELQQTLM from the exons ATGTCTACTTCTGTAGcaaaagaagggaaaaagatGAGATGTGCAGTGATGCTCAAGCC TTCTAAACGCGGCAGCAACTTGCTCGCCTTGACCAGCAGACGGAGTTTTACTTTCAGCGGCAGCAAAATTCTGGACAGAATGGCGGGTCCAACTCCGAGACAAGCTGTTCGG GTGTTTGATGAGGAAAACAATGATGTGACCCCTCAGCCATTTTACCGGGCAGATCTCAGAGCAGAGCCAGGCAGCAGGTTCTTGGTGGATGAACTCTCTGCTGGATCAACATCAGACCAGACAACGTTCACTGGGAGCTTCACTATGCCTTTTTCAAG gtcagtttTGGATAGCAGCAGGATATCCAGCCAGTCAACCACAGAGTCTGTGAACGAAGAAATGGAGGAAACATTTTGTAGACGTGACTTTCCCTTCAACTTACCAG AATCTTTGTTGCCagatgaaaagaggaaaaaaggctCAGTTAAAGAACAAATGACACAAGCTCTGTTGAAAGGGATTAAGGACATTTTAATCACAGAGACAGACACTATTTCTCTGCTGGACATTCCCCCCACCTTAGTGTCAGTGAATGCTGATGATGCAGATGTCATAAT AGAGATAAATAAACAGTATTCTGAAGtttgcagaaacagaagaaacaatgaGAAGTATGTGGATCGAGCCGTGCAGACACTGAATGGAGCGACTAAGAACAAACAGATACAGAACAACCTCATGCTCATGGTGGACACAG CCACGATTGTGTCTGCCTTCGAAATGTATGCACCTccagagcaggaagtgatggTTTACAGCCCTGAAATGAAACAGACCAATGATGCAGAGACTATTGTGGACTCCAGGAGAAGTCCAGAGAGGAGTCTGTCCCTGACCTGCTCAGCTAGTACAG TTATTTCTACCTGCTCGCTGAAAGATGTAGAAACAGTTGGGAGCAGTTTAAACACACAGGTAGACTCTGAGCGCATCATGACGTCAGATAAATTCCAGTTCTCCTTACTTCTAATGGAGAGGACCGTACTGCGGAACAACTTCCAAAGCCAGCTGGCTGCTTACAGAAAGCTGCCTTTGCTGCAAG ACCCTGACAGATTGGTGAAACCTAAGGAAAAGGAACAGAGTGAAGCAGAGACTTCCTGCTCTCCAGCTCTACAATGTCTCTGGGTTTTCAGTTGTGAGCTCAGCAGAGGCTGTAGGGTCAGTAGCATGGcctggaacaaaaaaaacccg GACCTCCTTGCTGTAGGTTATGGTGAGACTGACTACAGAAACCATGGACCAGGTCTGGTGTGCTGCTGGTCTATTAAAAACCCGATG TGGCCTGAGCGAATCATTAACTGTGACAGCGCTGTAACGACTGTGGATTTCTCATCCAACAGCCCTGGGCAGCTGGCTGTGGGGATGTGTGATGGCAGCATTGCTATCCACAATGTGCAGAGTACAGATAATAAGTCACCTTTCATCAGCAGCCG TGAATGTGCCAAAAGACACCTTGGGCCAGTGTGGCAGCTCAGGTGGAACCAACAAGAACTGAGCTTCACTGGAGAGGAGAAGGTTGAATCTCTGTACTCTGTGGGAGCAGACGGCAGAATCTGCAAGTGGTTTGTCATCAATGGTGGCCTTGACTGTACAG ACTTGATGAAGCTCAAGAAGATGAATAACACCCTGAGAAAGACTGAACAGAACAAGCCAGAGAAGACAGCAGAGTGTGTGCTGTCTGTTCTCACCCCTGGTCTCTGCTTTGACTTTCATCCAAGT GACTCCAACATCTATTTGACTGGTACCTGGGAAGGTAACATCCACAAGTGTTCCTGCTCCAACGGTCACCAGTTTCTGGAAACTTACAGGAAACATTTT TGTCCTGTGAACTGCATCACATGGTGTCCTCTCCATCCTGATGTGTTCCTGAGCTGCTCCTCTGACTCCACCATCCAACTCTGGAAGCAGGACTGCATTAACCCTTTGTTAAGCTTCACCTCCAACCAGCCAGTGGGTGAAGTCAGGTGGTCTCCAAAGCATGCCACAGTATTCAGTGCTGTTAACGAAGGCCAGCTTGAGATCTGGGACCTGAATTCCAGCTT TTTGGATCCAGTAATCGTGCAGCCTGCTGCTCCTGGACTGAAGATGACGTCCCTTCTGTTTGCATCCCTCACAGACTGTGTTGTGGTAGGAGACAGTGATGGCCAGGTGACGGTGTACCAGCTGCAGAACCTCCATGTTGGAGAGAGCAGCCAG GGAGATGTTATTCAAGACCTCCTGCGCTCTGCATCTCCCAAAGAACTTCAGCAGACATTGATGTAG
- the LOC103479248 gene encoding dual specificity protein phosphatase CDC14A-like: protein MAEEYEQAEFIKDRLYFATLRVKPKNTANTHFFSTDEEFIYESFYADFGPLNLAMLYKYCCKLNKKLKSFTMSRKKLVHFTSYDQKKRANAAFLIAAYSVIYLKRSPDEAYRTLISGNNTPYLPFRDAAVADSTFHLAVLDCLQGVHKALQHCFLDFETFSFEEYEHYERVENGDMNWIIPGKILAFSSPHARNRVENGYPLHGPEAYFEFFSQNNVTDVVRLNKKLYESRRFEDAGFEHHDFFFMDGSTPSDLIVRRFLHVCESAEGAVAVHCKAGLGRTGTLIACYLMKHFRFTAAEAIAWIRICRPGSIIGPQQNFLEEKQHSLWVQGDVHRSKQKLAQQRFNRQQQYHLPGSDPVPLGKQEAMPHLVTSMNDLSIKTTLCKSHSLDESNCKETSLTQGDNLRAVKGKRTPRSASSSSRSNTSKASHCSILPPPKSPKISLFLPPSSSKKLRRSSSTVTQIKSPFSLSLISTRPALIH from the exons TTTCTATGCAGACTTTGGGCCCCTGAATCTCGCAATGCTCTACAAATACTGCTGTAAACTCAACAAGAAGCTCAAG TCCTTCACAATGTCTAGAAAGAAACTGGTTCACTTCACCAGCTATGACCAAAAGAAGAGAGCCAACGCTGCTTTCCTCATTGCTGCCTACTCT GTTATCTATTTGAAAAGGAGTCCAGATGAAGCCTACAGAACTCTGATCTCAGGAAATAATACTCCCTACCTGCCATTCAG GGACGCGGCGGTGGCAGACAGCACCTTCCACCTCGCTGTCCTGGACTGCTTACAGGGAGTACATAAG GCATTGCAGCACTGCTTTCTGGATTTTGAAACTTTTAGTTTTGAGGAATATGAACACTACGAG CGAGTTGAAAATGGAGACATGAACTGGATCATCCCAGGAAAAATTCTGGCTTTCAGCAGCCCTCATGCTCGAAACAGGGTGGAGAACG GTTATCCTCTCCATGGACCTGAGGCGTACTTTGAATTCTTCAGCCAAAACAACGTGACTGATGTGGTCCGCCTGAACAAGAAATTGTATGAGAGCCGACGGTTTGAGGATGCAGGATTTGAACACCATGATTTCTTCTTCATGGACGGCTCAACACCCTCGGACCTGATCGTTAGGCGCttcctgcatgtgtgtgagagCGCAGAGGGAGCTGTGGCTGTGCACTGTAAAG CTGGTTTGGGCCGTACAGGCACCCTGATCGCCTGCTATCTGATGAAGCACTTCAGGTTCACAGCAGCTGAGGCTATTGCTTGGATCAGGATCTGCCGACCCGGGTCAATCATTGGTCCCCAGCAGAACTTCTTAGAAGA GAAACAGCACAGCTTGTGGGTTCAGGGAGACGTGCATCGCTCCAAACAGAAGCTTGCCCAGCAGAGGTTCAATCGACAGCAGCAGTACCATCtgcctggttctgacccggtacCGCTGGGCAAACAAGAAGCAATGCCTCATCTGGTTACAAGCATGAATGATCTGTCAATCAAAACCACTCTGTGCAAATCCCACAGTTTGGATGAA AGCAACTGTAAGGAAACCAGTCTGACCCAGGGAGACAATCTGAGAGCAGTGAAGGGAAAACGGACACCAAGAtcagcttcctcctcttccaG GTCAAATACGTCAAAGGCGTCCCACTGTTCCATCCTCCCTCCCCCCAAGTCACCTAAAATCAGCCTATTCCTTCCTCCATCCTCTTCTAAGAAGCTTAGAAGAAGCTCTTCCACTGTCACACAGATCAAGAG CCCTTTCAGCCTCAGTCTAATCAGCACCAGGCCTGCACTGATTCACTGA
- the fam151a gene encoding protein FAM151A translates to MRPDLKDGDQNQKQEQDFYLGCLTKKQLIMLSTAVGLLILVIIIVLAVILTRPATKAPVPLFPTGGDMLDFLLQSGEISEHDGLLATWFHRANSKEQMNMALSSDVMILEADVTLEGYGTPDQKPVPIMAHPPDVYSDNTLDQWLDAVLDSRKGIKLDFKALDSVGFSLDLLKQKNSSRGINRPVWLNADILRGPNVPSFVTPVNGTRFFQLIQKTFPDVTLSPGWMVLYIPGIGTYSRDMVNQMYHLIKDVPQKVTFPVHALLVHRGWQHISWLLNQSPRFSLTLWQGSDHPTVSDLLFVRDNTQPAQVYYDIYEPTLTAFKEAARNRSGVQRFYPGGNLMDFLYPVHNWNSSFLTDVTQHSSMGVRWFSVTDEAFLLARLSDEDGGMLVLHVVSDRNQPGVPVLGDSGTSSEPFTLQRVCELLGQRTDASWGVYLRVHGHQLLEASLKLLQAAYSAEELYRPIWISMESSQSSYSTNDFVSTVEELFPYVTVVLAEQNWPPLIPAALTGMSQRLAVHLTSASLLKEPQGLPSLKERNQCDFVVEVDTEDTAETFRIMKKLMAQQGGKLKANLYMMTSQ, encoded by the exons ATGAGGCCTGATCTTAAGGATGGAgaccaaaatcaaaaacaagaacaagactTTTATCTGGGCTGTCTAACCAAGAAACAGTTGATAATGTTATCAACTGCTGTTGGACTTCTTATCCTGGTCATCATTATTGTCCTTGCTGTGATTCTCACCAGACCAGCAACCAAAG CTCCTGTTCCGCTGTTTCCTACTGGTGGAGACATGCTGGACTTCCTGCTTCAGTCAGGTGAAATCAGTGAACATGATGGTCTCTTGGCAACCTGGTTCCACCGAGCCAACAGCAAGGAGCAGATGAACATGGCTCTTTCAT CTGATGTCATGATCCTAGAGGCAGACGTTACTCTGGAGGGTTATGGAACTCCAGATCAGAAACCAGTACCGATCATGGCTCACCCTCCTGATGTTTATAGTGACAACACCCTGGACCAGTGGTTGGATGCTGTGTTGGACTCTAGAAAAG GCATAAAACTTGACTTCAAGGCTCTGGACTCTGTGGGTTTCTCTCTGGACCTGCTCAAGCaaaagaacagcagcagaggaataAACAGGCCTGTGTGGCTCAATGCAGACATCCTTCGAGGTCCCAACGTACCAAGCTTTGTGACTCCAGTCAATGGAACCAG ATTTTTTCAGTTGATTCAGAAGACATTTCCAGATGTGACTTTGTCTCCTGGATGGATG GTTCTCTATATTCCTGGAATTGGAACTTATTCCAGAGACATGGTGAACCAGATGTATCATCTGATCAAAGATGTCCCTCAGAAG GTGACATTCCCAGTCCATGCTCTGCTGGTCCACAGAGGATGGCAGCACATCAGCTGGCTCCTCAACCAGTCACCAAG GTTCAGCTTGACTCTGTGGCAGGGTTCAGATCATCCAACCGTCAGTGACCTGCTGTTTGTCCGGGACAACACCCAACCTGCACAAGTCTACTACGATATCTATGAACCTACACTGACAGCGTTTAAAGAGGCCGCAA GAAACCGCAGTGGGGTTCAGAGGTTTTATCCTGGAGGAAACCTGATGGACTTTCTTTATCCAGTTCACAACTGGAACAGCAGCTTCCTCACTGATGTCACCCAGCACAGCAGCATGGGAGTTCGCTGGTTCTCAGTCACTGATGAGGCCTTCCTGCTGGCACGGCTCTCAG ATGAGGATGGTGGAATGCTGGTTCTTCATGTAGTTTCTGACAGAAATCAGCCTGGAGTTCCTGTCCTGGGAGATTCTGGGACCAGCTCTGAGCCCTTCACACTTCAG cGTGTCTGTGAGCTGCTTGGGCAGAGGACCGATGCATCCTGGGGGGTTTATCTTCGGGTTCATGGTCATCAGCTTCTGGAAGCTTCCCTCAAACTGCTGCAGGCTGCCTACTCTGCAGAGGAACTCTACAGGCCCATCTGGATCAGCATGGAGAGTTCCCAAAGTAGCTACAGCACAAAT GATTTTGTGTCCACAGTGGAGGAGTTGTTTCCATATGTCACTGTGGTCTTGGCTGAGCAGAACTGGCCTCCTCTGATCCCAGCAGCACTGACAGGAATGTCCCAGAGGCTGGCTGTTCACCTCACCTCAGCATCACTGCTCAAAGAACCACAGGGACTTCCCTCCCTGAAGGAGAGGAACCAGTGTGACTTTGTGGTGGAGGTAGACACAGAGGACACTGCAGAAACCTTTAGAATTATGAAGAAGCTCATGGCCCAACAGGgaggaaaattaaaagcaaatctCTACATGATGACTAGCCAATAA
- the dnai4 gene encoding dynein axonemal intermediate chain 4 isoform X2 produces MSTSVAKEGKKMRCAVMLKPSKRGSNLLALTSRRSFTFSGSKILDRMAGPTPRQAVRVFDEENNDVTPQPFYRADLRAEPGSRFLVDELSAGSTSDQTTFTGSFTMPFSRSVLDSSRISSQSTTESVNEEMEETFCRRDFPFNLPESLLPDEKRKKGSVKEQMTQALLKGIKDILITETDTISLLDIPPTLVSVNADDADVIIEINKQYSEVCRNRRNNEKYVDRAVQTLNGATKNKQIQNNLMLMVDTATIVSAFEMYAPPEQEVMVYSPEMKQTNDAETIVDSRRSPERSLSLTCSASTVISTCSLKDVETVGSSLNTQVDSERIMTSDKFQFSLLLMERTVLRNNFQSQLAAYRKLPLLQDPDRLVKPKEKEQSEAETSCSPALQCLWVFSCELSRGCRVSSMAWNKKNPDLLAVGYGETDYRNHGPGLVCCWSIKNPMWPERIINCDSAVTTVDFSSNSPGQLAVGMCDGSIAIHNVQSTDNKSPFISSRECAKRHLGPVWQLRWNQQELSFTGEEKVESLYSVGADGRICKWFVINGGLDCTDLMKLKKMNNTLRKTEQNKPEKTAECVLSVLTPGLCFDFHPSDSNIYLTGTWEGNIHKCSCSNGHQFLETYRKHFCPVNCITWCPLHPDVFLSCSSDSTIQLWKQDCINPLLSFTSNQPVGEVRWSPKHATVFSAVNEGQLEIWDLNSSFLDPVIVQPAAPGLKMTSLLFASLTDCVVVGDSDGQVTVYQLQNLHVGESSQDNHMEPAAG; encoded by the exons ATGTCTACTTCTGTAGcaaaagaagggaaaaagatGAGATGTGCAGTGATGCTCAAGCC TTCTAAACGCGGCAGCAACTTGCTCGCCTTGACCAGCAGACGGAGTTTTACTTTCAGCGGCAGCAAAATTCTGGACAGAATGGCGGGTCCAACTCCGAGACAAGCTGTTCGG GTGTTTGATGAGGAAAACAATGATGTGACCCCTCAGCCATTTTACCGGGCAGATCTCAGAGCAGAGCCAGGCAGCAGGTTCTTGGTGGATGAACTCTCTGCTGGATCAACATCAGACCAGACAACGTTCACTGGGAGCTTCACTATGCCTTTTTCAAG gtcagtttTGGATAGCAGCAGGATATCCAGCCAGTCAACCACAGAGTCTGTGAACGAAGAAATGGAGGAAACATTTTGTAGACGTGACTTTCCCTTCAACTTACCAG AATCTTTGTTGCCagatgaaaagaggaaaaaaggctCAGTTAAAGAACAAATGACACAAGCTCTGTTGAAAGGGATTAAGGACATTTTAATCACAGAGACAGACACTATTTCTCTGCTGGACATTCCCCCCACCTTAGTGTCAGTGAATGCTGATGATGCAGATGTCATAAT AGAGATAAATAAACAGTATTCTGAAGtttgcagaaacagaagaaacaatgaGAAGTATGTGGATCGAGCCGTGCAGACACTGAATGGAGCGACTAAGAACAAACAGATACAGAACAACCTCATGCTCATGGTGGACACAG CCACGATTGTGTCTGCCTTCGAAATGTATGCACCTccagagcaggaagtgatggTTTACAGCCCTGAAATGAAACAGACCAATGATGCAGAGACTATTGTGGACTCCAGGAGAAGTCCAGAGAGGAGTCTGTCCCTGACCTGCTCAGCTAGTACAG TTATTTCTACCTGCTCGCTGAAAGATGTAGAAACAGTTGGGAGCAGTTTAAACACACAGGTAGACTCTGAGCGCATCATGACGTCAGATAAATTCCAGTTCTCCTTACTTCTAATGGAGAGGACCGTACTGCGGAACAACTTCCAAAGCCAGCTGGCTGCTTACAGAAAGCTGCCTTTGCTGCAAG ACCCTGACAGATTGGTGAAACCTAAGGAAAAGGAACAGAGTGAAGCAGAGACTTCCTGCTCTCCAGCTCTACAATGTCTCTGGGTTTTCAGTTGTGAGCTCAGCAGAGGCTGTAGGGTCAGTAGCATGGcctggaacaaaaaaaacccg GACCTCCTTGCTGTAGGTTATGGTGAGACTGACTACAGAAACCATGGACCAGGTCTGGTGTGCTGCTGGTCTATTAAAAACCCGATG TGGCCTGAGCGAATCATTAACTGTGACAGCGCTGTAACGACTGTGGATTTCTCATCCAACAGCCCTGGGCAGCTGGCTGTGGGGATGTGTGATGGCAGCATTGCTATCCACAATGTGCAGAGTACAGATAATAAGTCACCTTTCATCAGCAGCCG TGAATGTGCCAAAAGACACCTTGGGCCAGTGTGGCAGCTCAGGTGGAACCAACAAGAACTGAGCTTCACTGGAGAGGAGAAGGTTGAATCTCTGTACTCTGTGGGAGCAGACGGCAGAATCTGCAAGTGGTTTGTCATCAATGGTGGCCTTGACTGTACAG ACTTGATGAAGCTCAAGAAGATGAATAACACCCTGAGAAAGACTGAACAGAACAAGCCAGAGAAGACAGCAGAGTGTGTGCTGTCTGTTCTCACCCCTGGTCTCTGCTTTGACTTTCATCCAAGT GACTCCAACATCTATTTGACTGGTACCTGGGAAGGTAACATCCACAAGTGTTCCTGCTCCAACGGTCACCAGTTTCTGGAAACTTACAGGAAACATTTT TGTCCTGTGAACTGCATCACATGGTGTCCTCTCCATCCTGATGTGTTCCTGAGCTGCTCCTCTGACTCCACCATCCAACTCTGGAAGCAGGACTGCATTAACCCTTTGTTAAGCTTCACCTCCAACCAGCCAGTGGGTGAAGTCAGGTGGTCTCCAAAGCATGCCACAGTATTCAGTGCTGTTAACGAAGGCCAGCTTGAGATCTGGGACCTGAATTCCAGCTT TTTGGATCCAGTAATCGTGCAGCCTGCTGCTCCTGGACTGAAGATGACGTCCCTTCTGTTTGCATCCCTCACAGACTGTGTTGTGGTAGGAGACAGTGATGGCCAGGTGACGGTGTACCAGCTGCAGAACCTCCATGTTGGAGAGAGCAGCCAG gATAATCACATGGAACCTGCTGCTGGATGA